Part of the Pirellulales bacterium genome, GCTTCTGATGAGCATTTAGTACTGATTAAGAGTCCGATGGTCGGCACCTACTATGGTTCCCCCAGCCCTGATTCGCCCGCCTTTGTCAAAGTTGGCGACCGCGTCGGCCGCGAGACGACCGTGTGCATCATTGAGGCCATGAAGGTCTTCAATGAAATCCCCGCCGAGACGGCAGGACAGGTCGTGGCCGTACTGGTCGAGTCGGGCGCACCGGTGGAATTTGGCCAACCCTTGTTCAAAGTCGATCCCCGCCAGTGACGCCCGCTGGTTATGCCCCACGGGTAACACGGTCCATGTTCAAACGCATCCTGGTTGCCAATCGCGGTGAAATTGCGCTGCGCGTGATTCGTGCCTGCCGCGAATTGGGCGTCGAGACGGTCGCGATTTATAGCGAGGCTGATCGCGGCGCGCAGTATCTTGAGCTCGCGAACGAGGCCTATTGCGTCGGGCCCGCCAAAGCCAGCGAAAGCTATCTGAAGATCGACCGCGTGATTAGCGCCGCCGAAATCGGCAATGTCCAGGCGATTCATCCCGGCTATGGCTTTCTGTCAGAGAACGCGCACTTCAACGAAGTCTGTCGCAGTTGCAACATCGACTTCATCGGCCCAGGCTTCGAGGCCATGCGTCGATTGGGCGACAAGAACGAAGCCCGCAAACTAGCCCGGGCCGCGGGAGTCCCTTGTGTGCCCGGGAGCGAGGGGCTGATCGAAAACGAGCAGGACGCGATCAAGGTGGCCCACCAAATCGGCTTTCCGGTGCTGATCAAGGCCTCGGCCGGTGGAGG contains:
- the accB gene encoding acetyl-CoA carboxylase biotin carboxyl carrier protein, with translation MSNPAPNSGDVFDLKKLRQLVVLMNEHELGEIDLRQGPMRIRLRKQVELASAPVEVRPTAAPPAAGARPGLAAAPAAASDEHLVLIKSPMVGTYYGSPSPDSPAFVKVGDRVGRETTVCIIEAMKVFNEIPAETAGQVVAVLVESGAPVEFGQPLFKVDPRQ